The Salvia splendens isolate huo1 chromosome 20, SspV2, whole genome shotgun sequence nucleotide sequence CTGGTAACcaaaaaaaggtagaaaaagaaaatcacaATGGAAATTAACAATATTATTTCAGTGCAgaaaataaaaccctcttcacCAACACCTCCTCACCTTAGAGTTTACAACATTTCTTTGCTAGATCAGATTATGGGTGCTATATATGTCCCCGTAACTTTATACTACTTAAGAAACGACAACGGTGACATAATACAACACCTGAAGGAGTCACTTTCTCGAACTCTGGTCACCTTCTATCCCTTTGCCGGAATTATCAGAGATGCACAATCTGCAGATTGCAATGACCAAGGCCTTCCATTCTCCATCGCCAAAGTGAAGGTCCGATTGAGTAATTTTCTACAAAACCCTAATGTTGAATTGATGAACAAGTTCTTTCCAGGTGATGAGAAGATACCGGTTCCAGGTGATAGCGTTATGTTGATTCAGTTGAACTGTTTCGAGTGTGGCAGCATAGCCATGTGTATCAAATTTAATCACGTAATTGCAGACATGGTTTCAGTCTCCACATTTCTCCAACGTTGGGCTGCCAATGCACAGGGATTAGGCTTTTCTCCCTTGAATCGTATATCCCAATCTTCCTTTCCACAAAATCTCTCACTGCCAAACAACTTATTACCTTCCAGCTATGTTCCCAATTACTTGAGCACCGGGAAGTTTGTGTTGAGAAGGTACGTTTTCGATGCCTCTGCCCTATCCATTCTCAAGGCCCAAATGAGTAGCTCTAGCCCTAGCTCCCCCGTGTCCCGAGTGAATGTGGTGACCGCTGTGATATGGAAATGTTTCATGGAGGCTGTGGCGGAAGAGTCTGCGGGGAAGGATGTGAAACCTTTGTTGATGACTCAAGCGGTCAACCTACGGAGAAAGGCGACGCCCCCGCTTCCAGATGATAGTTTTGGTAATTCAGTGTGGCCAGCAATGGGCTTGTGGAGCAACCCTGTAGAAAAGGAGTTGACTGAGTTGGTGAGTAAGGTGAAAAAAGTGATAGCAAAAATAGATGGTGAGTTTGTGAGACGATTGGGGAGCGATAATATGCTTGAATTGTTGGAGGAATTGAGGAATGAGATGCCTCAAGAAGCTACTTATCTTGCTTTCAGCAGCTGGGCAAATATTGGTCTTTCCGAGGTTGATTTTGGGTGGGGAAAACCTGTATGGATGTCAAGCTTCACTCCGCAATACTCTGAATTTGAAACTTTGGTTGGAAGAGATTTTGTGATCTTATTTGATTCGAAATCCGGAGGAATAGAAGCGTTGGTGATTCTTAATCAAAAATATGTCGTAGGGTTTGAGAAAAatcatattattagtaaataTGCTCGTTTTAATCCTAGTGTGATTTGAAACCTTTATACCTTGTGTAGTCTGTGGAATAAGTTGTGTTATTTGTGAGAGTGTAATTCCAATAgggaaaaataatattataacaccccgactttttctaccttttttatttgttctcatgatgacgagcgcggtgggtgttgagcaagactgttgaagaaattaagtgtctagaatgtgtcatgttttcacacgtggcatattccttctctcaaatgcttccgctgagtagttgtccttcttttgagttcttatatccctgagataatattcatttttggagTTATTGATtattgagatactctgattttattcgagctatttccatttgtttcgagctatggtcgatttgtgttgtttttcccTTTCTCCCCCGCCTCTTTAATcttcccctagtcgcgatcaaccgtgttttctatcctaagaaaatgcgggcgtgacaaagtggtatcagagcaatttttctttccgctttggacccgagagtcttttttcagtcttagtctagacttgttttgttagactaaaataataaataataaataaaataaaagaagataaaataataattgtgtattgaaggctcaacatccagcTTCGCCACTCTCAACCGagaaagaggtaatatatttttgtgagaAAACTTTTATGAGAATGTCTTGGAGAAAGGAAGATGagaaaaattttgagaaagagaagaggaatgatggagtgttttgaatgaaagatgaaaattgatgagttgttttgagaatgttgagatttttgaggaaaaaaaagtgAGTCATTTAAAAATGtctgtttcaaacatatatgtgaagtgcatgagtgttttgtttggagtgcaaatgtgttatgagtttatACTTAATTATCATGAATATGAATGGTGTGAAATACTATGGATATTGAGATATGAGATGATGAAATgagttgtgaacttagagtacctaaaatataagcctagttgaccgcgtgaatcatagttctaagttgaaaacttaactattatttttccgagcaatgaaacgaacgagaatctgaaagtttggggtgaacccctaatttgtcaaggcacgacgaggcaaggagatcgaaagtgcgaatggaggccgatggaccatgaaactttttctt carries:
- the LOC121781822 gene encoding stemmadenine O-acetyltransferase-like codes for the protein MEINNIISVQKIKPSSPTPPHLRVYNISLLDQIMGAIYVPVTLYYLRNDNGDIIQHLKESLSRTLVTFYPFAGIIRDAQSADCNDQGLPFSIAKVKVRLSNFLQNPNVELMNKFFPGDEKIPVPGDSVMLIQLNCFECGSIAMCIKFNHVIADMVSVSTFLQRWAANAQGLGFSPLNRISQSSFPQNLSLPNNLLPSSYVPNYLSTGKFVLRRYVFDASALSILKAQMSSSSPSSPVSRVNVVTAVIWKCFMEAVAEESAGKDVKPLLMTQAVNLRRKATPPLPDDSFGNSVWPAMGLWSNPVEKELTELVSKVKKVIAKIDGEFVRRLGSDNMLELLEELRNEMPQEATYLAFSSWANIGLSEVDFGWGKPVWMSSFTPQYSEFETLVGRDFVILFDSKSGGIEALVILNQKYVVGFEKNHIISKYARFNPSVI